The following nucleotide sequence is from Trifolium pratense cultivar HEN17-A07 linkage group LG2, ARS_RC_1.1, whole genome shotgun sequence.
accttgtaacacgcaagacctcttcaactcctctgaaacatacttcaagctattgttagtctccaacaattcAAGTTCAGTTCAACACttagtaaaccttgttcactagtccaactaaacccatgtcactaacaggtccacccgaagtcccaaaactcaaccacattatgagaatcaccactagttatagatgcatgaccaactatctttacatctaagttcagaaacatacctcacatcgtgtaaagaaactcacgattgtcaaacttcgtaagacaaactgaaTTCATACTTTGAACCTTCAAGCTTTCCGttttcaagatgaacaactccaccttcaactagctctagagtCTCAATGTATTCATTCTTTGACCACATGTGAAAGGAGTATCCAAcgtccatgactcaacactccactggttcccaacttccactagcacctccgcatcctcataataaagttgttgtttcagaagtaacccgagtattattaccaccgcctctccaggccgaccgtCTTCTTCACCATCTccattaactttttattttcgaggcaccggataacaacactccatgttttacccatcatcccgaacattaaaattgcttccatcttcactttcaaCAATTCCAAATTGTTTTCGAAAAGTCCCTCAATATCCGACTTAAAacccatggtgctcacttcaaattgttccgattgccccacggtgggcgccaattgttgtgaattcgtctataaaatcacaccaataaaagaacttgatgtgtggagcaatagaacggcaaccaatgattaagcggaataaacaataataataacaaccgataaaagataaaggagaagaaagaacacaatatttgtttacccagttcggtccaataatgacctagtctgggggagagagcagcccctccgttccactatatcaaacgagtaactttacaaagagttccaattgagttacaagaattaatcctaattctacccaaaaacccgaatctcttcccgtggccaagagactcaatttgataagtgtttcccaaggtgtaccacaaagatagttcgcccaccctagagttgtaccaagagaaaaaacccttttttcctctctaagactctagcccttgtgtggtggcaaaccctaatccttgcctctacatctctactctctttctctctctctctctcaatttttctatgaataaagcactccctatttatagaaaaatatatgccaaaaaattagtaacaaatctgttttaaaataaaacaaatccaagtcagaatatcttccaagaaatttttttttttcttcaaaatatcttcaaaacatcaaagatgcaaaaagattcaacaaagatttttctgacttcttgtaactgagatttcaagacATATCCAACACAAACTGTGAGTTTTATAAAATTCCtattcattataatataaatcactACTTATGCACCATCCACAACATAAAGAGCTTGTGCTAGACTTGGCCCCCTATCACATGATTCACATCCACCAAAGGATTAGTAAAGATTCAAAATGACAACAAAACCCAAACACACGTTTCTTTTACAAGCGCGTTTCTTCAAATGGTGGAATTTACTGTTGCTTTAGCCTTTAGTGATGACCAGCAAAGCGAAGACTCATTGACTTTTGAGGAAAAGAAGTAAGTATCTCAGTCGAAATTTCACAGAGCTATCTTGTCTTCATACAAGAAATCATAAGCAAGTTGTGTGAATGGAGCCCTTTTGCTTTTTTAGAAAGAAGGAAGTAACTCGGTAAGgaggttgtgttgtgttgtgttggtAAGGAAGAAACTAGGTAAGGCATGTGAATGACATTTGTGTCGTTTTTTTTCACATCATTATTCGGTCAATTGAACTGTCTAATCTAGTTCGAAAGTCAGTTCTGAGATCAAGTGATTTCAACCGTCTCCAATTATAGTTGTAGGGATCAAACCGTAGTTCTTCCTGCCGatttcagcgtcaatcaccgctaaaccaactaacaattgatttcttgtatcattattttattttctatatgaaGGAGTAAAGAAAATTGAAACCATGTCAATCAAATATCATTTATTGTTTTGTCTACACACATTACTACAATATTTAGAGCTTCAAACATGAACACACATATTGGTAGCCGGTTGAAAGCTGCAGCTGAAGCCGGTAATATAAATGATCTCTACAAAGTAATTCAAGATGATCCATCCATTTTGGAGGATATAGATTTAATGCCATTTATTGAAACTCCTTTGCACATCGCTGCATCTCTTGGTCATCTTCAATTTGCCACTGAAATTATGAGGTTAAAACCTTCATTTGCTTGGAAGCTAAATCCACAAGGATTCAGCCCCATCCATCTTGCTATGCATAATGACCAATGGACGATGGTGTATCGCTTTGTTAACCTCAATAAAGACCTTGTTAGAGTTCAAGGGAGGGAAGGCATGACTCCTCTTCATTTTGCAAGTGAAATTGGTGAGGTTGACCTATTAACTACATTTCTCATCTTGTGTCCAGAATCCATTAAATACTTGACTGTGAGGCGTGAAACTGCTCTGCATATTGCTATTAAGAATGGACAGTATGAAGCCCTTCAAGTACTTGTTGGATGGCTCAAAGTAAATGATGAGAGAGGCGCTATAAAACTAGAGAAAGACATACTAAACCAGATGGATGAGGCCGGCAACACCATTTTGCATATTTCAGCACTAAGTAGCGAGCCGCAGGTATTCTTATGCAATAACTAAAATAACATGTCTCTTGTATATTTTTCTCCCGATAAAAAAATAGGTTTAAATAAGTTTCATAAGGGATTAAGGGGTACCAAATATAAATACTAAATTTGTTGTAAAGATTTTAGTTGCTAACATGAACGATTTCTAACAACTGCATTGTTCACTAAGTACAGGCTCTTAAATTGTTGATAAAGACTAGCATaaagttgaatgaaaagaaCTTGGACAACAAAACCTCATTAGACATAGCAACCAGTTCGGAGATGAAGAGTATATTATTCAGTGTTGGAGCAAAATCTAGCTCAGAAGTCGTTGCTGCTCGGACAGTTGCACCTTTGCTTATTAGATCAGATATTATTCTTCCCAAATGGTTAATTGGTCTAGCTCGCACAAATGGAGAGATAACAGAGGAGAATCGCAACACTTGGTTAATAATTGCGACTCTTATTGCAACTGCCATGTATGGATCAATTATGAGTCCTCCCGGTGGAGTTTATCAGATTAGTGTTGGTGACGTCAATAATTTGAACATCACTTCCTTCAATTCTACTCTTCCTAATCCTACCTTCGGATTTCCTGGGAGCTCGGTATTGTCACCACTGCGTTTCTATGCGTTTTCAGTTTTGAATACGCTTTCCTTTGTTCTAGCAATTATAGCAATATATATTCTGATCCCAAATGGGAATGGGATAGTAAGCAGTCTGGTACCCTTCTCAATAGCTTTGTTTTTCATGTCATATATGCTTTCTTTGCAATGGATAACCCCGGACGATGTAGATTCTTATCTAGTTTTTATAATTATagttttcattttaattttttttgtcagtttCTCATTCTTTAGTGTAATCGGTTTTAGACTAGACAGTTTCAATGTACGTGTTTGGAATCGCAATGTTAAGAAGATGAGGAGATATTAAAACATTGATGCAATAGGAGAAACACCAACGAAGGCTGGTTCAGAGATAGATATGGTACAATCATTAATGGGATCCGCAACTCAAACAACCGCCGGCCAAATTCATCGGTTCTCATTgttattgtttgttttgtttatgtttatttttctatagattttgttgatttgattGTTTATGTTTGAATCCATGTTCTATTTATGTACTATTCTTCCATTGGATTTTTCTTGATAGGATAGTGTTTtggacggggccttggccccaaTAATAGCTAGGAAATCCTCCTCTCTAAGTGTCGAGCACGGCTCAATTGCATAGCATCCCAAATTCGCACGACTCAAGTAAACATATGTCATACCCcacgtatcgtaacggccgACATCGGAATGATGAATATTTACTGTCCATCAAGGCTTCTCAGCTGGACGCCATCTATcttcttttttcaaaaataatttcaacCGTCAATGATACTTCTAtctatctaatttttaaaatgcaTGGGCCCATCGTCAGAGATTATTAATTAGTTTTGGAGAGATTTTTTTGGCATCTCTTGTGTTTTTTTCGTCCTACTAAATTAccaaaatatcttctttttttttaaaagcgaACACTGCATTTACTTCATCCCAATGTAGCATGCGAACTGGGAAGTTCCAATTTGCCAATTTACAAACTCTCTTTCTAAGTAAGGATATGGGTAAATTGAAAATATCAGGAAAAGCACACATGATACGCGGAGTGTGAGaagaaaaacccattaaaaatcTCAGTCGACATAACACTTGACCCAAAAAAGTTAAGGCCGACAAAAAACGAGTGTTGAttttgatggtttctctcccaacccccctcaattcttttctaccccccaaaaatccaagtttgccccttgcggtttgaaacatttttgccaaaaaacttcggttcgtattcaccgaagccaaatatttgaccatttcggtaactgcaaactgaacattagcgttttcggtacacaaaaaacgaacgtcagcttgttcggtatctgcgaaccgaaatgtcctagatttcggtacgttggccgctggaattaggccattttcggtagaagtttaccgaaataattgtttcggtacctgcgaaccgaaatgtcccagatttcggtaagtggttaccgaaatttatcagaaTGTCAGtttatttcggttcgtataaaccgcagtaccccagagacaaaaacggaaattcagggggtagaaaagaattgaggagggttgggagagaaaccatcgtTGATTTTTAATCACACAAAAGGCCACATACCAAAAcagaattaaaatcaaaataggAAACATTTGATAGAATATTACAATGGCCCTTCACTCCCGTAGATATtttcaaaatcatatttaacttGCTGATTCAATCGGTTGCAACTTGCATTTGGctcaactattttatttttatttttatttttttggttacaactatttttatttagttttaagTATTGTTTTTAACTAGTtgtttatttgtaaaaaaataaactagctgtttgcatttttttatgtgaaaaaaaaaattacagcaaAGAAATAGTGAGATCTTGAAACCGCATGATTTTTAACCTGTTTTTATACCATACCATTAGATCATGTTAACCGAGATTAAACCAGTTGAACGAGAAAGGATCCTCTGCAGTCAATTTATGATCCAGTGAAATATCAGCCTTagatttgataataaaaaattcaagaaaaattTAGAGTAGGCTGTTTTAAATTAAACCAACTCATAAGACTTGCGAATTTGATCTAATTTCTGTCAAGTGCGCCCGGCAaacaaatttagaaaaattattcTGGCCTCTTCACTGAAATTAAGGGTCTCAGCCTATCCATTCAATTCCCAAAAAATTATGACTAAACATGACTACATCATCATGGCCaaattagtgaaattacaaGCTCACTATCACACACTTTTTATTCTATCTATAAAATTATTCACTATCACTCATTTTCCAATATAATCATCAAATCTGAAGGTTGGCTTTTCTCTGAATCCAGCTCATTTAATAATCATATACTTTACTTAAAAATGAAATCagacaaaaaaatcaatttcatgACTATTATACAGCAGAGTGTACTAGAAAAAACAGCAATCACATTTTCTAATATAAGCATGCAAAAACACACTCCATGCAAATTACACATACACACACCCGGCACTAACTCCGGTTTTTCCTCAAATATTGGTTGTTCTCTTATCACTTTCATTAAATTTTCCTAACACCGCCATTccaaaatttcatatataaacaCAACTATACAAAACCCTTCATTTCACATATTAACTAACTCTCATACACATATCCTGCATTTATTCTTATCTTAGTTTTGTTTATAAACCTTTTTCTTATAGTTGAAGCTAGCTATGGTTGTGATCAGCAACGAAACCGAGCCTTATGGAGAAGAAGAGGAAACAGAAACCGAAAGTGTGGACTATGAGGAGCTGAAGAAACGTATGTGGAAGGACAAGATCTTGCTACAAAAGATGAAGGAAAAACAAGACAAGAATAATGAACCAGAGTTACAAGCAAAA
It contains:
- the LOC123908841 gene encoding ankyrin repeat-containing protein BDA1-like, whose amino-acid sequence is MNTHIGSRLKAAAEAGNINDLYKVIQDDPSILEDIDLMPFIETPLHIAASLGHLQFATEIMRLKPSFAWKLNPQGFSPIHLAMHNDQWTMVYRFVNLNKDLVRVQGREGMTPLHFASEIGEVDLLTTFLILCPESIKYLTVRRETALHIAIKNGQYEALQVLVGWLKVNDERGAIKLEKDILNQMDEAGNTILHISALSSEPQALKLLIKTSIKLNEKNLDNKTSLDIATSSEMKSILFSVGAKSSSEVVAARTVAPLLIRSDIILPKWLIGLARTNGEITEENRNTWLIIATLIATAMYGSIMSPPGGVYQISVGDVNNLNITSFNSTLPNPTFGFPGSSVLSPLRFYAFSVLNTLSFVLAIIAIYILIPNGNGIVSSLVPFSIALFFMSYMLSLQWITPDDVDSYLVFIIIVFILIFFVSFSFFSVIGFRLDSFNVRVWNRNVKKMRRY